The nucleotide sequence CCATGGGATCGGTGCCGCTCACCAGCACCACGAAGTTATGCCCCATGGCCTCCTTGGGCATCTGGCCGATGTTCTTGAGCTCGACCTTGACCTTCGTGCCCTGTACCTCGATGCGCTTGGCGTTGTACTGCATCGTGTCGTTGCCGGTCATGCGCACCACACCTTCGGCGTCGGGCTTCGCGACAACGTCTGCCGGTGGCGGCGTCGGCGCGGGAGTGGGCGCCGCAGGCTCTACCGCTGGCTCTGCTGCAGGCTTGGCAGGCTCCGCTGCAGACTTGGCAGGCTCCGTGGCGGGCTCGGATTTATCGCAACCACCGTAAGCAACCGCAAGGGCGACGACGAACGTAACGGCTGTGAGACGACGAGACATGGGACCTCCAGCAAGGGCATCTTGGGACATCCCCTTACTATCCCAAAGGCCGGCGG is from Pseudomonadota bacterium and encodes:
- a CDS encoding plastocyanin/azurin family copper-binding protein gives rise to the protein MSRRLTAVTFVVALAVAYGGCDKSEPATEPAKSAAEPAKPAAEPAVEPAAPTPAPTPPPADVVAKPDAEGVVRMTGNDTMQYNAKRIEVQGTKVKVELKNIGQMPKEAMGHNFVVLVSGTDPMAFAQGTVTAVKTGYIPDDKSKIIAHTKLLGPGESATIEFELPGPGEYPFVCTFPGHAGLMQGVLVAT